A genome region from Gemmatimonadota bacterium includes the following:
- a CDS encoding Uma2 family endonuclease gives MSAPVSPYLTVEQVLAMPDDGQRHELVYGELLVSPGPNLRHQWVVGSLFAQLREYCVREGLGRVFGAPADITWGRNDTLVQPDVFVMGPGDAHVTEWRDARDILLAAEVLSPSTRHHDRYRKRIVYRDRGVPLYWIIDPVEGPAEVWTPDASFPMYQETTLTWHPAGASAPFEVTLEALRAW, from the coding sequence ATGTCCGCCCCCGTTTCGCCGTATCTCACGGTCGAGCAGGTCCTCGCGATGCCCGACGATGGGCAGCGCCACGAGCTGGTGTATGGGGAGCTGCTGGTGAGCCCGGGACCAAACCTGCGGCACCAGTGGGTGGTGGGCAGTCTCTTCGCACAGCTTCGCGAATACTGCGTTCGTGAAGGACTGGGCCGTGTCTTCGGTGCGCCGGCGGACATCACGTGGGGACGCAACGACACGCTCGTGCAGCCCGACGTGTTCGTGATGGGTCCGGGTGACGCACACGTGACCGAGTGGCGCGATGCGCGCGATATCCTGCTGGCCGCCGAAGTGCTCAGCCCCAGCACCCGCCACCACGATCGCTATCGCAAGCGCATCGTCTATCGCGATCGCGGCGTGCCGTTGTACTGGATCATCGACCCCGTCGAAGGGCCGGCGGAGGTGTGGACACCGGACGCGTCGTTCCCCATGTACCAAGAGACAACGCTGACATGGCATCCCGCCGGAGCATCGGCGCCGTTCGAGGTCACGCTGGAGGCGCTGCGCGCCTGGTGA
- a CDS encoding proline iminopeptidase-family hydrolase → MTAAPAAYFDTTGRKDVVSGGARLIPISTPKGTFNVWTKRVGNNPTIKVLLLHGGPGMTHEYFEAADAYFPGAGVEYYYYDQLGSFYSDQPKDSSLWNTERFVEEVEQVRKALGLDQDNFYLLGQSWGGILAMEYALKYQQHLKGLIISNMMASIPAYNEYAAKVLMPAMDQKVLAEVKAIEAKKDYSNPRYMELLIPNHYQLHILRMPPAEWPDPVQRAFKHVNPDIYVPMQGPSELGASGKLEKWDRTADLPTLTIPTLVVGAEHDTMDPKHMEWMAGQVKRGRYLYCPKGSHLALYDDQQTYFGGVIKFLKDVDAGRF, encoded by the coding sequence ATCACCGCCGCCCCCGCCGCCTACTTCGACACGACCGGGCGCAAGGACGTGGTGTCCGGCGGCGCCCGCCTCATCCCCATCAGCACGCCGAAGGGGACCTTCAACGTCTGGACCAAGCGCGTGGGGAACAATCCCACCATCAAGGTCCTGCTGTTGCATGGCGGGCCAGGGATGACGCACGAGTACTTCGAGGCCGCCGACGCCTACTTTCCCGGCGCGGGGGTCGAGTACTACTACTACGACCAGTTAGGGTCGTTCTACTCCGACCAGCCCAAGGACTCGTCGCTCTGGAACACCGAGCGCTTCGTCGAGGAAGTGGAGCAGGTGCGCAAGGCGCTGGGGCTCGACCAGGACAACTTCTACCTGCTGGGGCAGTCGTGGGGCGGGATCCTGGCCATGGAGTACGCGCTCAAGTACCAGCAGCACCTCAAGGGGCTCATCATCTCGAACATGATGGCGAGCATCCCGGCCTACAACGAGTATGCCGCCAAAGTCCTGATGCCCGCGATGGACCAGAAGGTGCTGGCCGAGGTGAAGGCGATCGAGGCGAAGAAGGACTACAGCAACCCGCGCTACATGGAGTTGCTCATTCCCAATCACTACCAGCTGCACATCCTGCGCATGCCGCCGGCCGAATGGCCCGACCCGGTGCAGCGCGCGTTCAAGCACGTGAACCCCGACATCTACGTGCCGATGCAGGGCCCCAGCGAACTGGGCGCGAGCGGCAAGCTGGAGAAGTGGGATCGCACCGCCGACCTCCCCACGCTCACCATCCCCACGCTGGTGGTCGGCGCCGAGCACGACACGATGGATCCCAAGCACATGGAGTGGATGGCCGGTCAGGTGAAGCGCGGGCGCTATCTGTACTGCCCCAAGGGGAGCCACCTGGCGTTATACGACGACCAGCAGACGTACTTCGGCGGCGTGATCAAGTTTCTCAAGGATGTGGACGCGGGACGATTCTGA
- a CDS encoding M28 family peptidase, with protein sequence MTAFPHLAGTPGSKRVAEWALARFREWGLDAQIEQYEALIPMPLEQLLEIRGAKPWRARLKEEVFAEDPDSRLPGILPPYAAYGADGDVTAEVVYVNYGLPDDYAQLDRLGISVRGKIVLARAGPHHRSVKSSNATERGAVGLIMYNDPKEDGFWLNRPYPRGPMRPPHAVERGGIKDDQYYTGDPLSPGWASKAGSRRLTRAEAKGLVTIPVLSISYADASALFDALEGPVVPSDAWKGALGLTYHVGPSRARVHMKVRSEWKTRPLYNVIARIPGATAPDEWIIAGNHHDAWVFGADDPVGAAATVMEAARTLSDMRKTGWKPARTLVFALWDGEEQGILGSTEWAEDHGEELREKAVLYIQGDNYRRGIFTSSGSHALETFMREIARDTRDPATGRSALDLITARALGAARSAADSDAVRARPFVLTPIGANTDYAAFTMHLGITALHVAYRNTGRGTYHSAFDSFTYFERFLDPGFTYGQSQAGAFASALLRLADAPVLPWSFADAARAYRGWAQELVALSARERRGVDLTPLVAAIETLGDAAAQYEQAHARALGAGAAALAGHAPALAAINREIRQSEQLLMLPEGLPGRPWFRNPMMGPSTYNGSVARTFPVIRDALELGDAALARQQVAAIATGVGRLSQRVRALTERLQAVR encoded by the coding sequence ATGACCGCCTTCCCGCACCTGGCAGGAACGCCCGGCTCCAAGCGCGTGGCCGAGTGGGCGCTGGCGCGCTTCAGGGAGTGGGGACTCGACGCGCAGATCGAGCAGTACGAAGCGCTGATCCCGATGCCGCTGGAACAGCTGCTCGAGATCCGCGGCGCCAAGCCGTGGCGCGCTCGGCTCAAGGAAGAGGTGTTCGCCGAGGATCCCGACTCCAGGCTCCCCGGCATCCTGCCGCCGTACGCTGCCTACGGCGCCGATGGCGACGTGACGGCCGAGGTGGTCTATGTGAACTACGGGCTCCCCGATGACTACGCGCAGCTCGACCGTCTGGGGATCTCGGTACGTGGGAAGATCGTGCTGGCGCGTGCGGGGCCGCACCACCGGTCGGTGAAGTCGTCGAACGCAACGGAGCGCGGCGCGGTGGGGTTGATCATGTACAACGACCCCAAGGAAGACGGCTTCTGGCTCAACCGTCCGTACCCGCGCGGCCCCATGCGCCCGCCGCACGCCGTCGAACGCGGGGGGATCAAGGACGACCAGTACTACACGGGCGATCCCTTGAGCCCGGGATGGGCCTCGAAGGCGGGGAGTCGCCGCCTCACGCGCGCCGAGGCCAAGGGGTTGGTGACCATTCCCGTGCTCTCCATCTCGTACGCCGATGCCTCGGCGCTCTTCGACGCGCTCGAGGGACCGGTGGTGCCGAGCGACGCGTGGAAGGGGGCGCTGGGGCTCACGTATCACGTGGGGCCCAGCCGCGCCCGGGTGCACATGAAGGTGCGCTCCGAATGGAAGACCCGGCCGCTCTACAACGTCATCGCGCGCATCCCCGGCGCCACGGCGCCTGACGAGTGGATCATCGCGGGGAACCATCACGACGCGTGGGTCTTCGGCGCCGACGATCCGGTGGGGGCGGCGGCGACGGTCATGGAGGCGGCGCGCACCCTGTCCGACATGCGCAAGACGGGGTGGAAGCCGGCGCGCACGCTGGTGTTCGCGCTGTGGGACGGCGAGGAGCAGGGGATCCTGGGTTCCACCGAGTGGGCCGAGGACCACGGCGAGGAGCTGCGCGAGAAGGCGGTGCTGTACATCCAGGGCGACAACTATCGGCGCGGCATCTTCACGTCGAGCGGGTCGCATGCCCTCGAGACGTTCATGCGCGAGATCGCGCGCGACACGCGCGACCCGGCCACGGGGCGGAGCGCGCTCGACCTCATCACGGCGCGCGCGCTGGGCGCGGCCCGCAGCGCCGCCGATTCCGATGCGGTGCGCGCGCGCCCCTTCGTGCTCACGCCCATCGGGGCCAACACCGACTACGCCGCCTTCACCATGCACCTGGGGATCACGGCGTTGCACGTGGCCTATCGCAACACGGGGCGTGGGACCTACCACTCGGCGTTCGACAGCTTCACCTACTTCGAACGCTTCCTCGACCCGGGCTTCACCTACGGGCAGTCGCAGGCCGGGGCCTTCGCGTCGGCCCTCTTGCGGCTGGCGGATGCGCCGGTGCTGCCGTGGTCGTTTGCCGATGCGGCGCGGGCGTATCGCGGCTGGGCGCAGGAGCTGGTGGCGCTCTCCGCCCGCGAGCGGCGCGGCGTCGACCTTACCCCGCTCGTCGCGGCGATCGAGACGCTGGGCGATGCTGCGGCCCAGTACGAACAGGCCCATGCGCGGGCGCTCGGCGCCGGCGCCGCGGCGCTCGCCGGTCACGCGCCGGCGCTGGCGGCGATCAATCGCGAGATTCGCCAGAGTGAGCAGCTGCTCATGCTCCCCGAGGGACTTCCCGGCCGTCCCTGGTTCCGGAACCCGATGATGGGGCCGAGTACCTACAACGGGAGTGTGGCGCGTACCTTCCCCGTCATTCGCGACGCACTGGAGCTGGGCGATGCCGCGCTGGCCCGCCAGCAGGTGGCGGCCATCGCGACCGGCGTGGGCCGGCTGTCGCAGCGGGTGCGCGCCCTCACCGAACGGCTCCAGGCAGTGCGTTAG
- a CDS encoding 3-keto-5-aminohexanoate cleavage protein produces MPAPQHDKLIITVAPVGSYATTADTPHLPVTPEAIIENGIACWEAGASILHYHARDKDQKPCLDYDFFAKVLEGLRKHTRLIVQISTGFRSPAHRDDRIRAVDLRPDMMSLNVGSVNLPKGPYMNDPIDVEYYAGKMIEYGVKPEIECFDLSHIHAGINLWKKGLIKGPPWFDMVMNIKNALPYHPRHLMHMVDTVPAEGMWSVIGVGPAQLPASTMGIVMGGHCRVGLEDNLFYAYKQLATNAQLVERVVRLAKELQREVATPDEARAMLKIENS; encoded by the coding sequence ATGCCCGCTCCCCAGCATGACAAGCTGATCATCACCGTTGCGCCTGTCGGGTCGTATGCCACGACGGCCGATACGCCGCACCTGCCCGTGACGCCCGAGGCGATCATCGAGAACGGGATCGCCTGCTGGGAGGCCGGGGCGAGCATCCTGCACTATCACGCCCGCGACAAGGACCAGAAGCCGTGCCTCGACTACGACTTCTTTGCCAAGGTGCTGGAGGGGCTGCGCAAGCATACGCGCCTCATCGTGCAGATCTCGACGGGCTTCCGGTCTCCGGCGCACCGTGACGACCGCATCCGCGCCGTCGACCTGCGCCCCGACATGATGAGCCTCAACGTGGGGTCGGTGAACCTGCCCAAAGGGCCGTACATGAATGACCCGATCGACGTGGAGTACTATGCCGGGAAGATGATCGAGTATGGCGTGAAGCCCGAGATCGAGTGCTTCGACCTGAGCCACATCCACGCCGGCATCAATCTGTGGAAGAAGGGGCTCATCAAGGGCCCGCCCTGGTTCGACATGGTGATGAACATCAAGAATGCCCTCCCGTACCACCCGCGGCACCTGATGCACATGGTGGATACGGTCCCGGCCGAAGGGATGTGGAGCGTGATCGGCGTAGGACCGGCGCAGCTCCCGGCATCGACGATGGGGATCGTGATGGGCGGGCACTGTCGCGTGGGGCTCGAGGACAACCTCTTCTACGCATACAAGCAGCTGGCGACCAACGCCCAGCTCGTGGAGCGCGTGGTGCGGCTGGCCAAGGAGCTGCAGCGCGAGGTGGCGACCCCTGACGAGGCGCGGGCGATGCTCAAGATCGAGAACTCATGA
- a CDS encoding DUF481 domain-containing protein, protein MRLRYAAVCLLSVVVLGTPAHLTAQSTPVAKTPPRPWSGSVEAAASLYQGNTEQRALFTRTELGRADSTLQVRGTLSFGYADAARDSVPRAVTKRTWIGTVALDYRPFDHLSPFLFVNYEASYEKRVLDRVGVGLGGKAVLLSTGATEANISLAMLAERMRPTSLSPDSSIIAAARWSGRARFKHQFDPRLKLSHTTFWQPRVTDLESYTVNSTSELSLAVRQSTSFTVSYLALYDSAARSRGARNNNDAQLLFGVKTGF, encoded by the coding sequence ATGCGCCTGCGATACGCGGCCGTCTGCCTACTGTCCGTCGTGGTGCTCGGTACGCCGGCGCACCTCACGGCCCAGTCCACGCCGGTCGCCAAGACCCCGCCCAGGCCGTGGTCCGGGAGCGTCGAGGCGGCGGCGTCCCTCTATCAGGGCAATACGGAGCAGCGCGCCCTCTTCACACGCACCGAACTCGGACGCGCCGACAGCACGCTGCAGGTTCGGGGGACGCTGAGCTTCGGTTACGCCGATGCGGCGCGCGATTCGGTGCCCCGCGCCGTCACCAAGCGCACCTGGATCGGTACCGTCGCGCTCGACTATCGCCCGTTTGATCATCTCTCGCCCTTCCTGTTCGTCAATTACGAGGCGAGCTATGAAAAGCGCGTGCTCGACCGCGTCGGCGTGGGACTCGGTGGCAAGGCGGTCCTGCTCAGCACCGGCGCCACGGAGGCCAACATCTCGCTCGCGATGCTCGCCGAGCGCATGCGTCCCACGTCGCTTTCGCCGGACTCGTCCATCATCGCGGCGGCGCGCTGGTCGGGACGGGCGCGCTTCAAGCACCAGTTCGATCCGCGGCTCAAGCTGTCGCACACGACCTTTTGGCAACCGCGGGTGACCGACCTCGAGAGTTACACCGTGAACTCAACGTCCGAGCTGAGCCTGGCGGTGCGCCAGTCGACGAGCTTCACCGTGTCGTATCTCGCGCTCTACGACAGCGCGGCGCGCAGCCGTGGCGCTCGCAACAACAACGATGCGCAATTGCTCTTTGGAGTGAAGACCGGGTTCTAG
- a CDS encoding SDR family NAD(P)-dependent oxidoreductase, translating to MPCTRRFAFTRRTALAFGVALLGAAVLPARATSQPPAAVPGPAARLPDLNGKVALVTGSTDGLGREVARRLAAAGAHVIVHGRNVERGEALVAELAKGGKGNARFYAADLASLDQVRRLADNVLRDYQRLDVLVNNAGVGFVFDSTRKFSVEGHEMHFAVNYLAHYLLIKRLLPLIIASAPSRIINVSSGSQAPIDFDDPMMEKGFNGGRGYAQSKLAQILMTIDMAPDLEKRGVLTYSLHPATTMNTTMARALNVTPRSTVEEGAESVVNAIITTEPTGTYFNRSAPIKAHPQAYDAEARAKLRALSERLVAPR from the coding sequence ATGCCCTGCACTCGGCGGTTTGCCTTCACCCGTCGCACGGCGCTTGCGTTCGGCGTCGCACTCCTTGGCGCCGCCGTGCTCCCGGCGCGCGCCACGTCGCAGCCGCCGGCCGCGGTTCCAGGGCCAGCCGCCAGGCTCCCGGACCTCAACGGGAAGGTGGCGCTCGTCACCGGCTCCACCGATGGCCTGGGGCGCGAGGTCGCGCGTCGCCTCGCCGCCGCCGGGGCGCACGTGATCGTGCATGGGCGCAATGTCGAGCGCGGCGAGGCGTTGGTCGCGGAACTCGCGAAGGGCGGCAAGGGGAACGCGCGCTTCTACGCCGCCGACCTCGCCTCGCTCGACCAAGTTCGCCGCTTGGCCGACAACGTCCTCCGCGACTACCAGCGGCTCGACGTGCTGGTCAACAACGCCGGCGTCGGCTTCGTCTTCGACAGCACGCGGAAGTTCAGCGTCGAGGGGCACGAGATGCACTTCGCCGTCAACTACCTCGCGCACTACCTCCTCATCAAGCGCCTGCTCCCGCTCATCATCGCCAGCGCCCCGTCGCGCATCATCAACGTCTCGTCAGGCTCGCAGGCTCCCATCGACTTCGACGACCCGATGATGGAAAAGGGATTCAATGGCGGTCGCGGTTACGCACAGAGCAAGCTCGCACAGATCCTGATGACGATCGACATGGCCCCCGACCTCGAGAAGCGCGGCGTCCTCACCTACTCGTTGCACCCGGCGACGACGATGAACACCACCATGGCACGCGCCCTCAACGTCACCCCGCGCTCCACGGTGGAAGAGGGGGCGGAGTCGGTGGTCAATGCCATCATCACCACCGAACCCACCGGCACCTACTTCAACCGGTCGGCCCCCATCAAGGCGCACCCCCAGGCCTATGACGCCGAGGCGCGCGCCAAGCTGCGTGCCCTCAGCGAGCGGCTCGTCGCGCCACGCTAG
- a CDS encoding FAD-dependent oxidoreductase, which yields MSRTVILGAGISGHTAATRLRQRLGREHEVIVVTPNSRWNWIPSNIWVGVGRMTSDDVTFALAPVYQKLGITYVQAKGTEIHPEGDAANPAPYVTVEHTSEGRRGEVERIPYDYLVNATGPKLNFGAVQGLGPGGHSLSVCTASHAEETAKELEGVIAKLRAGEKQTLVIGTSHGTCTCEGAAFEYVFNVEHEIRSRGLRHLAEIIYLSNEHELGDFGVAGLHMEVGGFVTHSKTWAESLYTERGIRWILQAHVERVEPGEVFYETLDGAKHSQRFDFAMLLPPFGGVGLRSFDQGGAETTSELFAPSGFMRVDANYTAKSFEEWKPEDWPRTYQSPKFANVFAVGIAFAPPHQLSKPFKSPNGTLIAPSPPRTGMPSGIMGRAVANTIADRIQRGASAPAHAASMATMGAACVASAGKGMLRGSAAAMTMYPIVPDYERFPGTGRDLRFTFGEIGLAAHWIKYFLHHAFIWKAKGKFGWQLIPE from the coding sequence ATGAGTCGCACCGTGATCCTCGGCGCCGGTATCTCCGGCCACACGGCCGCCACCCGACTCCGGCAACGCCTCGGGCGCGAGCACGAGGTCATCGTCGTCACCCCCAACTCCAGGTGGAACTGGATCCCGTCCAACATCTGGGTCGGGGTGGGGCGCATGACGAGCGACGACGTGACGTTCGCACTGGCGCCCGTGTACCAAAAGCTCGGGATCACCTACGTCCAGGCCAAGGGGACCGAGATCCACCCCGAGGGGGACGCCGCCAATCCGGCGCCGTACGTGACGGTGGAGCACACCAGCGAGGGGCGCCGCGGCGAGGTGGAGCGGATTCCCTACGACTACCTCGTCAATGCGACCGGCCCCAAGCTCAACTTCGGGGCCGTACAGGGCCTTGGACCTGGCGGACACTCGCTCTCGGTCTGCACCGCCTCGCACGCGGAGGAGACGGCCAAGGAGCTCGAGGGGGTCATCGCCAAGCTGCGCGCGGGGGAGAAGCAGACGCTGGTGATTGGCACGAGCCATGGGACGTGCACGTGCGAAGGGGCCGCCTTCGAGTACGTCTTCAACGTGGAGCATGAGATCCGCTCGCGCGGACTGCGCCACCTGGCCGAGATCATCTATCTCTCCAACGAGCACGAGCTGGGCGACTTTGGTGTCGCCGGGCTGCACATGGAGGTTGGCGGCTTCGTGACCCACAGCAAGACGTGGGCAGAGTCGCTGTACACCGAGCGCGGGATCCGCTGGATCCTGCAGGCGCATGTCGAACGTGTGGAGCCCGGCGAGGTCTTCTACGAGACGCTCGACGGGGCGAAGCACTCGCAGCGCTTCGACTTCGCCATGCTGTTGCCGCCGTTCGGTGGCGTCGGCCTTCGATCGTTCGACCAGGGGGGCGCGGAGACCACGTCGGAGCTGTTCGCGCCGAGCGGCTTCATGCGGGTCGACGCGAACTACACGGCCAAGTCGTTCGAGGAATGGAAGCCCGAGGACTGGCCGCGTACGTATCAGAGCCCGAAGTTCGCGAACGTCTTCGCCGTGGGGATCGCCTTCGCGCCGCCGCACCAGCTGTCCAAGCCGTTCAAGAGCCCGAACGGGACGCTGATCGCCCCGTCGCCGCCGCGCACCGGGATGCCGAGCGGGATCATGGGGCGCGCGGTGGCCAATACGATCGCCGACCGCATCCAGCGTGGGGCGAGCGCACCGGCGCACGCCGCCTCCATGGCCACGATGGGGGCCGCCTGCGTGGCCTCGGCGGGGAAAGGGATGCTGCGGGGATCGGCTGCCGCGATGACGATGTACCCGATCGTCCCCGACTACGAGCGCTTTCCGGGGACGGGGCGCGACCTGCGCTTCACCTTTGGCGAGATCGGGCTGGCGGCGCACTGGATCAAGTACTTCCTCCACCACGCCTTCATCTGGAAGGCGAAGGGGAAGTTCGGTTGGCAGCTCATTCCGGAATAG
- a CDS encoding molybdopterin-dependent oxidoreductase, with translation MSSRHVRTCTLCEAMCGIVVEHDGDRVLGIRGDADDPFSRGHICPKAVALQDLHHDPDRLRTPVRRDGERWVPTAWGEAFDLVARQLQAVQRTHGRDAVAVYLGNPTAHSLGALLTAPGFIRALRTRNRYSATSVDQLPHHVAATLMFGHGFLIPIPDLERTEHLLILGANPAASNGSLMTAGDVKARLKAIRTRGGRIVLVDPRRTETAALADDHHFIRPGTDALLLLALLHVIFNEALSRADALPSFVTGVEEVRALALRFPPERVAVATGMRAGTIRQMARDFARAERAVCYGRVGVSMQEFGALSCWLITVLNAVTGRLDAYGGAMFTQPAVEVVRGRGGLGTTRLGRWRSRVRGLPEYAGELPVSALAEEMETPGPGQVRALVTHAGNPVLSTPNGARLERAMVGLDFYVAVDFYVNETTRHAHVILPPTGPLERDHYDLVFNALAVHNTAKYSPAMVARPTHARHDWEIFNELTWRVERGSLAQRLQARARAAMVRALRARGMLDVALRFGPFGNSINLIGSGMSVRRLERSPHGVDLGSLQPVLPARLRTSDRTVRLAPPEFMADLPRLEASLELAPVTGSGTLALIGRRELRSNNSWMHNAERLMRGDDRCTLLMHPRDAEARGIVAGTRVRVRSRVGDVVVPLEVSDTVMPGVVSLPHGFGHARPGVALHVATQHPGASLNDLTDDQRVDALVGTAAFTGVPVEVSPA, from the coding sequence ATGTCCTCCCGCCACGTTCGCACCTGCACGCTCTGTGAAGCCATGTGCGGCATCGTGGTGGAGCACGACGGTGACCGCGTCCTGGGCATTCGGGGCGACGCCGACGACCCGTTCAGCCGGGGACACATCTGTCCCAAGGCGGTCGCGCTGCAGGACCTGCACCACGACCCCGACCGCCTGCGCACCCCGGTCCGGCGTGACGGCGAGCGATGGGTCCCCACGGCGTGGGGCGAGGCCTTCGACCTCGTCGCCCGTCAGTTGCAAGCCGTGCAACGCACCCACGGACGCGATGCCGTCGCCGTCTACCTCGGCAACCCCACCGCGCACTCGCTGGGTGCCCTGCTCACCGCTCCAGGGTTCATCCGGGCGCTGCGCACGCGCAATCGCTACTCGGCGACGTCGGTCGACCAGCTGCCACATCACGTGGCCGCCACGCTCATGTTCGGCCACGGCTTCCTCATCCCCATCCCGGACCTCGAGCGCACCGAGCACCTGCTGATCCTCGGGGCCAACCCCGCGGCGTCCAACGGTTCGCTGATGACCGCCGGCGACGTGAAGGCGCGGCTCAAGGCGATCCGCACGCGGGGTGGGCGCATCGTGCTCGTCGATCCGCGCCGAACCGAAACGGCGGCGCTGGCCGACGACCATCACTTCATTCGGCCGGGGACCGACGCCCTCCTCCTGCTGGCGCTCCTGCACGTCATCTTCAACGAGGCGCTGTCGCGCGCCGATGCCCTTCCGTCGTTTGTCACTGGGGTCGAGGAGGTGCGCGCGCTCGCGCTGCGCTTCCCCCCCGAGCGGGTCGCGGTGGCCACCGGCATGCGCGCCGGCACCATCCGGCAGATGGCGCGCGACTTCGCGCGCGCCGAACGCGCGGTGTGCTACGGCCGTGTCGGGGTGTCGATGCAGGAGTTCGGCGCCCTCTCCTGCTGGCTCATCACCGTGCTCAACGCCGTCACGGGACGACTGGACGCCTATGGGGGCGCGATGTTCACGCAGCCGGCCGTCGAGGTCGTGCGCGGTCGGGGCGGACTCGGGACGACACGCCTGGGGCGCTGGCGCTCGCGCGTGCGCGGGCTCCCGGAGTACGCGGGCGAGCTCCCGGTGAGTGCCCTGGCCGAGGAGATGGAGACGCCAGGTCCTGGGCAGGTGCGTGCGCTCGTGACGCACGCGGGCAATCCGGTGCTCTCCACGCCGAACGGTGCACGGCTCGAGCGCGCGATGGTTGGGCTCGACTTCTACGTCGCCGTCGACTTCTACGTGAACGAGACGACGCGTCACGCGCACGTGATCCTCCCCCCGACCGGGCCGCTCGAACGCGACCACTACGACCTGGTGTTCAACGCACTGGCCGTGCACAACACCGCGAAGTACTCCCCCGCCATGGTGGCCCGCCCCACCCACGCGCGACACGACTGGGAGATCTTCAATGAACTCACCTGGCGGGTCGAACGCGGGAGCCTGGCGCAACGCCTGCAGGCGCGCGCCCGCGCAGCGATGGTGCGTGCCCTGCGTGCGCGCGGCATGCTCGACGTGGCGCTTCGCTTTGGACCGTTTGGCAACAGCATCAACCTCATCGGGAGCGGGATGAGCGTACGTCGCCTCGAACGCTCGCCGCACGGGGTCGACCTCGGCTCCTTGCAGCCGGTGCTCCCGGCGCGCCTTCGGACCAGCGACCGGACGGTACGTCTCGCACCGCCGGAATTCATGGCCGACCTGCCGCGCCTGGAAGCCTCGCTCGAACTGGCACCAGTCACCGGGAGCGGGACGCTTGCCCTGATCGGGCGGCGCGAGTTGCGGTCCAACAACTCATGGATGCACAACGCCGAGCGCCTGATGCGCGGTGACGATCGGTGCACGCTGCTGATGCACCCGCGGGATGCCGAGGCGCGCGGTATCGTGGCGGGGACGCGGGTGCGCGTGCGCTCGCGCGTGGGAGATGTGGTGGTGCCGCTCGAGGTGAGCGATACCGTCATGCCGGGGGTGGTTTCGCTCCCGCACGGCTTCGGACATGCCCGACCCGGGGTCGCGTTGCACGTGGCGACCCAGCACCCCGGGGCCTCGCTCAATGACCTGACGGACGATCAGCGGGTCGACGCGCTCGTGGGGACGGCGGCCTTCACCGGAGTCCCGGTCGAGGTGTCCCCTGCGTAG
- a CDS encoding rhodanese-like domain-containing protein, which translates to MAKFRNKKVDVVIDVRSHLEYWLGHLPGAKCMPVGSIEQAITGLPEITHDTNILVYCASGARSASAADTLRRMGYRRVVDGGGYGEARQQFDEG; encoded by the coding sequence ATGGCGAAGTTCCGCAACAAGAAGGTCGACGTGGTCATCGACGTGCGCTCGCACCTCGAGTACTGGCTGGGGCACCTCCCGGGTGCCAAGTGCATGCCGGTCGGGTCGATCGAGCAGGCGATCACCGGGCTCCCCGAGATCACGCACGACACGAACATCCTCGTCTACTGCGCCAGCGGGGCGCGATCGGCGAGCGCCGCGGACACGCTGCGCCGCATGGGCTACCGCCGGGTCGTGGACGGCGGCGGCTACGGCGAGGCACGGCAGCAGTTCGACGAGGGCTGA